One genomic window of Ciona intestinalis chromosome 7, KH, whole genome shotgun sequence includes the following:
- the LOC100185755 gene encoding translationally-controlled tumor protein homolog isoform X1 → MLIFKDIITGDELFTDAQKYEEFMGAFYKVYGKTTTRNDDLDPSLFGANPSAEDGDSGAAESSSTQVIDFVDACKLVEAPAYDKKTFMAYFKDYCKHVAEKLTQEGRTDDVTEFKKHATDAMKYIKGNIKAFQIFTGESVDPDGSVGYLDWEDNVPYILFFKHALVEEKV, encoded by the exons atGCTGATTTTCAAAGATATAATTACCG GGGACGAACTGTTCACCGACGCACAAAAGTATGAAGAGTTTATGGGCGccttttataaagtatatggCAAG ACAACCACACGAAATGACGACTTAGACCCTTCTTTGTTCGGAGCAAATCCATCAGCAGAGGATGGGGATAGCGGGGCTGCCGAAAGTTCATCAACTCAAGTCATCGATTTTGTGGATGCTTGTAAGCTGGTAGAAGCGCCTGCTTATGATAAGAAAACATTCATGGCCTATTTTAAGGATTATTGCAAACA TGTTGCAGAGAAATTGACGCAAGAAGGAAGGACTGATGATGTCACGGAGTTCAAGAAACATGCCACGGAtgctatgaaatatataaaaggcAATATAAAGGCTTTTCAG atttttacTGGAGAATCAGTGGATCCAGACGGTAGCGTGGGGTATCTCGATTGGGAAGATAATGTTCCTTACATCCTGTTTTTCAAACACGCACTGGTTGAGGAGAAGGTTTAA
- the LOC100185755 gene encoding translationally-controlled tumor protein homolog isoform X2 → MGAFYKVYGKTTTRNDDLDPSLFGANPSAEDGDSGAAESSSTQVIDFVDACKLVEAPAYDKKTFMAYFKDYCKHVAEKLTQEGRTDDVTEFKKHATDAMKYIKGNIKAFQIFTGESVDPDGSVGYLDWEDNVPYILFFKHALVEEKV, encoded by the exons ATGGGCGccttttataaagtatatggCAAG ACAACCACACGAAATGACGACTTAGACCCTTCTTTGTTCGGAGCAAATCCATCAGCAGAGGATGGGGATAGCGGGGCTGCCGAAAGTTCATCAACTCAAGTCATCGATTTTGTGGATGCTTGTAAGCTGGTAGAAGCGCCTGCTTATGATAAGAAAACATTCATGGCCTATTTTAAGGATTATTGCAAACA TGTTGCAGAGAAATTGACGCAAGAAGGAAGGACTGATGATGTCACGGAGTTCAAGAAACATGCCACGGAtgctatgaaatatataaaaggcAATATAAAGGCTTTTCAG atttttacTGGAGAATCAGTGGATCCAGACGGTAGCGTGGGGTATCTCGATTGGGAAGATAATGTTCCTTACATCCTGTTTTTCAAACACGCACTGGTTGAGGAGAAGGTTTAA
- the LOC100183387 gene encoding proteasome subunit beta type-4-like, giving the protein MADLMQPFWQGGPSPGLFYEYPGKWSSDVASPSDARNRTSQPTVTGTSVLGLKFTGGVIIAADTLGSYGSMARFRNVSRVMKVNDSTILSAAGDYADFQFIKAEIEQMVIDEEVLNDGFFMSPGAVHSWMTRMLYHRRSKFDPLWNSVTVAGFYNGESFLGSVDKIGIAFKSASVASGFGAYLAQPLMRKAIEDNGDNLSYEKARHVIEECLKVLYYRDARSYNRYEIAVVTKDGVKIEKPSSSKPDWNVANVVRGFE; this is encoded by the coding sequence ATGGCCGATTTAATGCAACCATTCTGGCAAGGTGGGCCAAGTCCTGGGTTATTTTACGAATATCCTGGAAAATGGTCGTCAGATGTTGCGAGTCCCTCAGACGCACGAAACAGAACCTCCCAACCCACCGTAACCGGGACCTCTGTGTTGGGGTTAAAGTTTACAGGAGGAGTTATAATCGCAGCCGACACTTTAGGCTCCTACGGCTCCATGGCGCGGTTCCGCAACGTGTCACGCGTCATGAAAGTCAACGACTCCACGATACTGAGTGCCGCAGGAGATTACGCTGATTTCCAGTTCATTAAGGCAGAGATTGAGCAAATGGTGATCGATGAAGAAGTCCTCAATGATGGATTCTTCATGTCTCCTGGTGCTGTTCACTCCTGGATGACAAGGATGCTATATCATCGCAGAAGCAAGTTTGACCCACTATGGAACAGCGTTACAGTAGCTGGATTCTATAATGGTGAGAGCTTTCTTGGTTCTGTAGATAAAATTGGAATCGCTTTCAAATCGGCTTCAGTTGCTTCTGGTTTTGGGGCATATTTGGCTCAACCTTTGATGAGGAAAGCAATTGAAGATAATGGGGACAATCTAAGTTATGAAAAAGCAAGGCATGTCATCGAAGAATGCTTGAAGGTTCTTTACTACAGAGATGCAAGGTCGTATAACCGATATGAAATAGCTGTGGTCACCAAGGATGGAGTTAAGATCGAGAAACCAAGTTCATCTAAACCGGACTGGAACGTTGCTAATGTGGTCCGTGGGTTTGaatga
- the LOC100181036 gene encoding 4-hydroxy-2-oxoglutarate aldolase, mitochondrial yields the protein MLKISRKLLISATGRNSPQTQRFVSKVNLQGILPPITTPFNDDESVAYDKLSHNLNIWNSINFRGYVVQGSNGEFPYLTPDERVNVVKHVKKNIPDNKVLVAGSGCESTSATIEMTMKMGDNGADAVLVVTPSFYKNQMNSQALMKHYVKVADASNMPVILYSVPGNTGINIPLEALAELSQHPNIIGTKESGGDVTRIGEIVRLTKQHDFQVIAGSAGFMYAAYVVGAVGGVCAVGNILGKQVVDLHHMIMDGRWDDARELQHRLIAPNSAVTAKYGVPGLKTAMAWYGLYGGSPRYPLQQLTEPQVLDLRKILVDSGFL from the exons atgttaaaaatatctcGAAAACTCTTAATTTCCGCAACGGGAAGGAATAGCCCACAAACACAACGTTTCGTATCTAAAGTTAACTTACAAGGAATTCTGCCGCCTATTACGACCCCATTTAATGATGACGAATCAGTAGCTTACGATAAATTATCACACAACTTAAACATTTGGAATTCAATTAATTTTAGAG GGTATGTGGTACAAGGGTCAAATGGTGAATTCCCGTATCTGACACCAGATGAAAGAGTTAACGTCGTCAAACACGTGAAGAAGAATATTCCTGACAATAAAGTTCTAGTTGCTGGGTCAGGGTGTGAAT CCACATCAGCTACGATAGAAATGACAATGAAGATGGGAGACAACGGCGCTGATGCTGTTCTTGTTGTTACACCAAGTTTCTACAAGAACCAGATGAATTCACAAGCATTGATGAAGCATTATGTTAAG GTGGCAGATGCGAGCAACATGCCTGTTATCTTGTACAGTGTACCTGGGAACACGGGGATAAACATCCCACTAGAGGCCCTCGCTGAGCTGTCGCAACATCCGAATATTATCGGAACCAAAGAAAGTGGGGGTGAT GTTACAAGAATTGGCGAAATAGTGAGACTCACAAAGCAACATGACTTCCAAGTGATAGCAGGTTCAGCCGGCTTCATGTATGCTGCTTATGTGGTTGGAGCAGTGGGTGGGGTGTGTGCGGTAGGGAACATACTAGGTAAACAAGTGGTGGATCTACATCATATGATAATGGATGGAAGATGGGATGATGCAAGGGAGTTACAACATAGATTGATTGCTCCGAACTCTGCT GTAACAGCCAAATATGGGGTCCCAGGTTTGAAAACTGCTATGGCTTGGTATGGGTTATATGGGGGAAGTCCCAGGTACCCATTACAACAACTAACGGAGCCCCAGGTCTTAGATCTGAGAAAAATATTGGTGGATAGCGGATTTCTATAG